GCCTGGTACGGGATTTGAGCAATCCACCCCAGATCCCGCAACCATGAGAGGATATGCCGCCAGATCAGACCCGTAAAGGTCAGCAGGGGTATCGCGGCCATGAAGTAGAACGCACCCGTACGCAGAGCGGTAGTGGTACGCAGGCGGGCCGGGTTCAGCATCAGGGAGAATCCCTGGCTGTGCCGCATCGCTACCGCGAACAGCCCGAAGACGCCGACCTGTGCGGCCAGAAACTGGAAGACCGTCCCGTACGGCCACCGCGCTTGCTCACCCGCGAGCGAGGTAAATATCCGGTAGCCGATGTCTTGCCCCACCGCCTGGATGGCGAAGATGCCCAGAAAGAACGCGACGAACTCAAAGATGCGGATCCGCCAGGGCTCCAGCCCGTAGCCCTTGGTGCGCAGGTTGCGCTGGATGTCCAGCCCCAGGCAGATGCAGCCACCGACCAGCAGCAGCAGCGAGTAGGTGCTGGCAATGAGTTCGGGGGTCAACATGCCCTCGGTCAATTAATTCAGGACGTTGCGCCCGTTGACAAAGGTGGCCTTGACCTTGCCGTGCAGGGTCTGGCCGAGCCAGGGCGAGTTGTGAGAGAGGCTTTGCAGGTTCTCCGCCGTGACGGTCCATGACGTCTCCGTGTCAAAAACGGTGATGTCCGCGTCCGCACCCTCGGAGAGCGTGCCTTTGGGCAGACCGATGACCTTGGCGGCCTTGTGCGTGAGGAAGCTGATGAGCTGCGGCAGACTGCAGTGGCCGGTCTTCACGAGGGTTTCCAGGCAGACCGAGAGCGCCGTCTCCAGGCCATTCATGCCGAAGGGCGCGTAGTCGAACTCGCGGTCCTTTTCCATCTCGGTATGCGGGGCATGCGCGGTGGCGATACAGTCGATCGTGCCGTCGCAGAGGGCTTCGATCAGGGCCTGGCGGTCCTCTTCGCTGCGCAGGGGCGGTACGGTCTTCAGATGGGTGTTGTAGTCCTTCAGGGCGGCGTCGGTGAGGGAAAGGTGCTGGGGGGTGACCTCAGCGCTGACGGGGATGCCCCGCTCCTTGGCGCGGCGGATGACGTCCACGCTGTAGGCAGAGGAAACCTGCTGGATGTGGATGCG
This genomic interval from Ruficoccus sp. ZRK36 contains the following:
- a CDS encoding CPBP family intramembrane glutamic endopeptidase — protein: MLTPELIASTYSLLLLVGGCICLGLDIQRNLRTKGYGLEPWRIRIFEFVAFFLGIFAIQAVGQDIGYRIFTSLAGEQARWPYGTVFQFLAAQVGVFGLFAVAMRHSQGFSLMLNPARLRTTTALRTGAFYFMAAIPLLTFTGLIWRHILSWLRDLGWIAQIPYQALVEQLGKLDGPVEWLLVVLMAGIIAPVVEELIFRGALYRFLKGRLHPLVALTLSSLVFALMHFNLLQFVPLFLLAMLLGRSYERSGSILVPIALHACFNLNTLLVFAIAPEILQSNPV